One Deltaproteobacteria bacterium DNA window includes the following coding sequences:
- the uvrA gene encoding excinuclease ABC subunit UvrA: protein MATDKIIIRGAREHNLKNIHVEIPRNQLVVITGLSGSGKSSLAFDTIYAEGQRRYVESLSAYARQFLEQMEKPDVESIEGLSPAISIEQKTTSKNPRSTVGTITEIHDYLRLFFARIGKPHCPQCGKEIKSQTVQQIVDQVMVLAPGTRLQILSPIIRGRKGEYRKEFEHLRKSGFARVKVDGIIRDLSEEIILDKNKKHTLEVLVDRLVVKEKAEKRLADSLATALGLSEGIAKVEIVGGEELVFSERFACVDCGVSLPEISPRMFSFNNPYGACPQCDGLGTMMYFAPDLIVPNNNLSIREGAVIPWQGRSSMHFHQMLDSLVEHYHIDLYAPFKTLPPQVQKVILQGSNGEQIKFYSERDDRRHFYFREFEGVIPNLERRYRETDSEIIREEMERYMNIRGCPMCQGARLRQESLFVKINELNIHQVTGKSIREALDFFSNLPLSPREQEIGRRILKEISERLGFLVNVGLDYLTLSRPSATLSGGESERIRLATQIGSGLVGVLYILDEPSIGLHQRDNTRLLATLRRLRDLGNTILVVEHDEETILAADYVLDLGPGAGVNGGELVFTGTPQELMQAENSLTGKYLSGKLSIPVPASRRKPTGKFLTLVRASENNLKDITVKFPLGLFTCVTGVSGSGKSTLVLDTLYRALAQKIYHSKERPGKMQDLLGISEVDKVIEIDQSPIGRTPRSNPATYTGVFTYVRELFARLPESRARGYAPGRYSFNVKGGRCEACGGDGIIKIEMHFLPDVYVTCEVCRGKRYNRETLEVQYKGKNIWDVLDMTVDQALKFFEPIPKIRGKLQTLADVGMGYIKLGQQATTLSGGEAQRVKLSRELSKRSTGRTVYILDEPTTGLHFDDIRKLLEVLNRLANTGNTVIVIEHNLEVIKTADYVIDLGPEGGDAGGEILAQGTPEEVANIPHSYTGQFLRKLFARDRTRQKEIRIADCGIKSEIRNYLQIPHSPFGIPHLKLLAQDFEEDDGSSDGCIQRRSLSFHGDRDCMVTFF, encoded by the coding sequence AAAACATCCATGTGGAAATTCCCCGCAACCAGCTGGTGGTGATCACCGGCCTCTCGGGTTCGGGTAAATCCTCCCTGGCCTTTGACACCATCTATGCCGAGGGCCAGAGGCGTTACGTGGAATCCCTTTCCGCCTACGCCCGGCAGTTTCTGGAGCAGATGGAGAAGCCCGACGTGGAATCCATCGAGGGGCTTTCTCCGGCTATTTCTATCGAGCAGAAGACGACTTCCAAGAATCCCCGCTCCACCGTGGGAACGATCACCGAGATCCACGATTACTTGCGCCTGTTCTTTGCCCGTATCGGCAAACCCCACTGCCCCCAGTGCGGCAAAGAGATCAAGTCCCAGACCGTCCAGCAGATTGTGGACCAGGTCATGGTCCTGGCACCCGGGACACGGTTACAAATTCTTTCTCCCATCATTCGGGGGCGAAAGGGGGAATATCGCAAAGAATTTGAGCACCTGCGGAAGAGCGGGTTCGCCCGGGTCAAGGTGGATGGGATCATCCGGGATCTGAGCGAAGAGATCATCCTGGACAAAAATAAAAAGCATACCCTCGAGGTCCTGGTGGACCGGCTGGTGGTCAAAGAAAAAGCGGAGAAACGTCTGGCGGATTCGCTGGCTACGGCTCTCGGCCTTTCGGAAGGAATCGCCAAGGTGGAGATTGTAGGGGGAGAAGAACTGGTCTTCAGCGAAAGATTCGCCTGCGTCGATTGCGGGGTGAGCCTTCCTGAGATCAGCCCTCGCATGTTCTCCTTCAACAATCCCTATGGAGCCTGCCCCCAATGCGATGGCCTGGGAACGATGATGTATTTCGCCCCGGACCTGATCGTGCCCAACAATAACCTTTCCATCCGGGAGGGGGCGGTGATTCCCTGGCAGGGGCGAAGTTCCATGCATTTCCACCAAATGCTCGATTCTCTGGTCGAACATTACCATATTGACCTCTATGCCCCTTTCAAGACCCTTCCTCCGCAAGTGCAGAAGGTCATTCTGCAAGGGTCCAACGGGGAACAGATCAAATTCTATAGCGAGCGGGATGACCGGCGGCATTTCTACTTCCGGGAATTCGAGGGCGTCATCCCCAATCTGGAAAGGAGGTACCGGGAGACCGATTCGGAGATCATCCGGGAAGAGATGGAACGGTACATGAACATCCGGGGTTGCCCGATGTGCCAAGGAGCCCGGTTGCGCCAGGAAAGCCTTTTCGTCAAAATCAACGAGCTGAACATCCACCAGGTTACGGGAAAATCCATCCGGGAGGCCTTAGATTTTTTTTCCAACCTGCCCCTTTCCCCACGGGAACAAGAAATCGGCCGCCGAATCTTGAAAGAAATCTCCGAGCGTCTGGGGTTCCTAGTCAATGTCGGCCTGGATTACCTGACCCTGAGCCGGCCTTCCGCGACCCTATCCGGCGGGGAGTCGGAGCGTATCCGCCTGGCGACCCAGATTGGCTCCGGGCTGGTCGGCGTTCTCTATATCCTGGACGAACCGAGCATCGGTTTACACCAGCGGGACAATACCAGGCTCCTGGCCACCTTGCGGCGGCTGAGAGACCTGGGCAATACCATCCTGGTAGTGGAGCACGACGAAGAAACGATCTTGGCAGCAGATTATGTCCTGGATCTCGGCCCGGGAGCGGGAGTCAACGGGGGGGAGTTAGTATTTACCGGAACGCCGCAGGAATTGATGCAGGCAGAAAATTCTCTTACCGGCAAGTACCTGTCGGGGAAGTTAAGCATCCCCGTTCCCGCCTCGCGCCGAAAGCCCACAGGGAAGTTTTTAACTTTGGTCCGGGCCAGCGAAAACAACCTCAAGGACATTACCGTAAAATTCCCCTTGGGCCTGTTCACCTGTGTGACCGGAGTTTCCGGCTCCGGCAAGAGCACCCTTGTTTTGGATACTCTGTACCGGGCCCTGGCCCAGAAGATCTACCATTCCAAAGAAAGACCGGGCAAGATGCAGGATCTTCTGGGAATCTCGGAAGTCGATAAGGTGATCGAAATCGACCAATCTCCCATCGGGCGCACGCCGCGTTCCAACCCGGCCACATACACGGGAGTCTTCACCTACGTCCGGGAACTTTTTGCCCGGCTTCCCGAGTCTCGGGCCCGGGGGTATGCTCCGGGGCGGTACAGTTTCAACGTCAAAGGCGGGCGTTGCGAAGCCTGCGGGGGCGACGGGATCATCAAGATCGAAATGCATTTCCTGCCTGACGTTTACGTGACCTGTGAAGTTTGCCGGGGGAAACGCTATAATCGAGAAACCTTGGAGGTGCAATATAAGGGAAAAAACATCTGGGATGTTTTGGATATGACCGTGGACCAGGCGCTCAAGTTCTTCGAACCCATCCCCAAAATCCGCGGCAAGCTCCAGACCTTGGCCGATGTGGGCATGGGATATATCAAGCTGGGGCAGCAAGCGACTACCCTTTCGGGGGGAGAAGCCCAACGGGTCAAACTTTCCCGGGAACTCTCCAAACGATCCACGGGGAGGACCGTATACATCCTGGATGAACCCACCACCGGGTTACACTTCGACGATATTCGCAAACTGCTGGAAGTCCTCAATCGTCTGGCCAACACGGGTAATACCGTGATCGTCATCGAGCATAACTTAGAAGTCATCAAGACCGCGGATTACGTCATCGACCTCGGCCCCGAAGGGGGAGACGCTGGAGGAGAAATTCTGGCCCAAGGAACTCCCGAGGAAGTGGCCAATATCCCCCATTCTTATACGGGCCAGTTTTTGCGGAAGCTCTTTGCCCGGGACCGGACCAGACAAAAAGAAATTCGGATTGCGGATTGCGGAATTAAATCTGAAATTCGAAATTATTTACAAATTCCGCATTCCCCATTCGGAATTCCGCATTTGAAGTTGTTGGCGCAGGATTTCGAAGAGGATGATGGCTCCAGCGACGGCTGCATTCAGAGAAGAAGTCTTTCCTTTCATGGGGATCGAGATTGTATGGTCACATTTTTTTAG
- a CDS encoding rhomboid family intramembrane serine protease translates to MLPLKDDNPVSSFPFVTIGIILANGFIFFHQLTMDFAASQRFVFQWGAIPFQITHGEVIHVLPTIPLPLTLFSSMFLHGGFLHLFGNMLYLWIFGNNIEDTLGHFRFLLFYLVCGLSAGAAQVLSDPSSTVPMIGASGAIGGILGAYLLLFPTARILTLIFIFIFIKIVRIPALIILGFWFFIQILSVGGGAISNVAFFAHIGGFISGLVLVKLFQPKQSRSRRKWA, encoded by the coding sequence CTGCTCCCCCTCAAAGACGACAACCCCGTTTCTTCTTTCCCCTTCGTAACGATCGGGATTATCCTAGCCAACGGGTTCATTTTTTTTCATCAGCTCACTATGGATTTTGCTGCCAGTCAACGCTTTGTTTTTCAGTGGGGTGCTATCCCTTTTCAAATCACCCATGGAGAAGTTATTCACGTACTTCCCACCATTCCCCTTCCCCTGACCCTATTTTCCTCCATGTTTCTTCATGGGGGATTTTTACACCTTTTCGGCAACATGCTTTATCTCTGGATTTTCGGGAACAACATTGAAGATACCCTCGGCCATTTCCGCTTCTTGCTCTTTTATCTGGTTTGTGGGCTCTCCGCAGGGGCGGCGCAGGTTCTTTCCGATCCAAGTTCTACGGTCCCTATGATCGGCGCTAGCGGAGCCATCGGTGGCATTTTGGGGGCCTATCTGCTCCTCTTCCCGACCGCCCGGATTCTCACCCTGATCTTTATATTCATCTTTATTAAGATTGTCCGCATACCGGCCTTGATCATTTTGGGATTTTGGTTCTTTATTCAGATCCTCAGCGTAGGAGGCGGGGCCATCTCCAATGTGGCCTTTTTTGCCCACATCGGCGGATTTATTTCTGGGCTGGTGCTGGTAAAACTTTTTCAGCCGAAACAGTCCAGGAGCAGGAGAAAGTGGGCGTAA
- a CDS encoding tRNA1(Val) (adenine(37)-N6)-methyltransferase → MKKLSWNEQEETLDTLFEGRLKILQKKSGYRFSIDALLLAHFTELRPQDRVLDLGTGCGIIPLILIFHHKVGGVIGVEIQPSLADLARRNAALNHFSSHIEIWEKDLKTLKRESLGGTFDVVLSNPPYRQVGSGRINPWLEKALARHEIKATLNDILQAAHHLLKEKGRLNMIYPASRAADLIQEMRKSHLEPKRLQFIHSHQKDEARLMLVEAIKEGRAQIKVLPPRFLYDSAGCYTSEAQELFVYSFSDCP, encoded by the coding sequence ATGAAGAAATTGTCGTGGAATGAACAGGAAGAAACCCTCGATACCCTCTTCGAGGGCCGGCTCAAAATCCTTCAGAAAAAAAGTGGATACCGTTTCTCCATCGACGCTCTCCTTCTGGCCCACTTTACAGAGCTTCGCCCCCAAGACCGGGTTCTTGACCTGGGTACAGGCTGCGGCATTATCCCGCTGATTTTAATTTTTCACCATAAAGTGGGAGGGGTGATTGGCGTAGAAATCCAGCCATCCCTTGCCGACCTGGCCAGGCGGAACGCCGCCTTGAATCATTTCTCCTCCCATATTGAGATCTGGGAGAAAGATCTGAAGACCTTAAAAAGGGAGAGCTTGGGGGGTACTTTTGACGTAGTTTTAAGCAACCCGCCCTACCGCCAAGTCGGTTCAGGCCGGATCAATCCTTGGTTGGAGAAGGCCCTGGCCCGCCATGAAATCAAGGCGACCCTGAATGATATACTCCAGGCTGCGCATCATCTCCTAAAAGAGAAGGGACGTTTGAACATGATCTACCCGGCCTCCCGGGCAGCCGACTTGATTCAGGAAATGCGCAAGTCTCACCTGGAGCCCAAGCGCCTGCAGTTTATACACTCTCACCAAAAAGACGAAGCCCGCCTGATGCTGGTGGAAGCTATCAAAGAAGGACGCGCTCAAATCAAAGTTCTCCCTCCTCGATTCCTCTATGATTCTGCAGGGTGTTACACCTCTGAAGCGCAGGAACTTTTTGTTTATTCTTTTTCAGATTGCCCTTGA